GCCAGTAGGCGCCCTCGGTCAGTTCGAGCGGACTCGAGACGACCTGTTCGTCGGCGTACGTTCCGGTGTCGTAGACCGCGACGACCTCGAGGACGGTCCGAACGGTTCCGACGCCGTCGAACTCCGCCTCGATCTCGGCGCGCTCCTCGTAGCGCCCCTCGATATCGACCGTCGTCTCGGATCGAGCGACGCCGTCCTCGACGGTCGCAGCGGTCCGTTCTTCGAGAACGCTCTCTTCCCAGAAGACCGCCTCGTCGCGGTCGGCCTCGTGGCGGAGCCGCACCTCGTGTTCGACCTCGGCCTCGTCGGACGGGACGTCGGTCTCTGCGGTGATCGTCAGCTCCGGGGTCTCGGGCAGCGTGTAGACCGGATTGTCCTCGAGTTCGGTTCCGACTTCCCAGGGACCGTCCTCGAGGACGGTCGCGCTGGTCGTCACCTCGGTCGCGACCGTCTCCCGGTCGACGTCCTCGGTCGTCGTCGACGTTCCCGGCGTCGCCGCAACCCAGCCGGCACTGGCCAGGGCGAGGACGCCGATCACCGCGAGGAGGATCGCGATCGTTCGGGCGCGGCCGGCGACGGCCAGGTTCACTCGCGGGTTATCGATCACGCGTCCCACCCGCCGACGGTCGCACCCGCCCGTCCGTCGCTTGAGGACGACCGTTGCCCGAGCGAACAGGTTCGGACAGAGAACTGTTCATACATGCGAGGTGTGGCGCGACCGCTATAACGGTAGCGGCCTAGCGCCATCGTCGGAGCCGACGCCGTAGCCGCGTCGAGAGCGGAACGTGATCGCCCGGGCTCCGGATCCGGAGATCGCCGCGTCCGAACAGGAGCACCACGAGTCCGATCGCCAGGCCGACGACGACCAGATCGACTGCGGCGACCGCGACCAGCGGATGGATCCCGTGCAGTGTGGTAAGCACCGCGGGCGGCAACACCGCGAGATAGCGGTACTCGCCGACATCGTAGCCGTACTCGCCGGTTTCCGCGGGTGCCGACACCGACAGTGTCGTCTCGGCGTCGCTCCGCGGGGCGAGGGTCTGTCGGGCGGGATCCGCCTCGAAACGATCGCTCTCGGCCTCGTGGACGACGACCACCGGCGCGTACCCCGCGTTCTCGACCGTCCGTGACAGCTCGGTCGTCTCGCCCGGCTCCAGCACCTGCGGGTCGTCGGTCGGCGACTCCGTGACGGCGATCTCGTACGCCGTCGTTCCGGTCGGCACGACCATCGCCGCCGTCGCCAGCGCGACGAGGACGACCACCACCAGCGCGACCGTCGCCCAGAGGGCATAGACGTCCTCGCGGGAGGTCGATCGGGCCGTCTCGCGCCGGCCGGCACCCAGTCGATCGAACAGGAGGCCGAGCCCGAACAGCGCGACGCCGAGGCCGACCAGCGCCGCACCGAGACTGTGGCTGTCGGCCGCCGGCGCGTCGACGACCGACGCGACCGCGCCGTACCCCGACTCGAGGGCGCCCTGAACGCCCATCACCGCGGTGCCGAGGTGGGGAATCGTCACGGGCTCGCCGTGTCCCTGCCAGGCGACGGCGACGATCTGATCGTCGCTTACGGGGGGCTCGTCGCCGTCCTGATCGGTAAACGGGTTCGCGTCTCCGGCAGTGACGTACCCCTCGGGGGTGTCCTCGACGATCCGGTGGGTCGTCAGCTCGCCCCCGTGGAGCTCCTCGGCGTCGAAGACGACGACGTCCCCCTCTTCCGGCGAGCCGGCGACGGCGCTTGGCACGGCGACGAACCCGTCGCCGGCGTCCATTGTCGGCTCCATGCTCCCCGTCGCGACGTATCCAAGCAGGATCGGCTGCCCGAGAAGCTGGCCGAGTACGAGTACGGCGACGGCGAGGACGACGACTCCGGCCGTAACACGGGCAGCGACGGATCGCATTCTTACTCGTTCCTCATCATATCTACCCCGTCTTGTAACCTGCACTCGGAGTCAGCTCTCCGCTCGGCGG
This genomic window from Natronococcus occultus SP4 contains:
- a CDS encoding DUF5305 domain-containing protein, with protein sequence MIDNPRVNLAVAGRARTIAILLAVIGVLALASAGWVAATPGTSTTTEDVDRETVATEVTTSATVLEDGPWEVGTELEDNPVYTLPETPELTITAETDVPSDEAEVEHEVRLRHEADRDEAVFWEESVLEERTAATVEDGVARSETTVDIEGRYEERAEIEAEFDGVGTVRTVLEVVAVYDTGTYADEQVVSSPLELTEGAYWLEDDEELAASTEHSDTVQVAVQDSPNVTLVAGLAAIGLLSFAGAGFVYSREPIDRESARRDLHRHRYAEWISEGSIPMWVGDYHLELDTLEDVVDVAIDTNARVVHDRQRGLFAVVDDNVVYYHSERGQWEKTAWPELDLGDETPAPADETALPPEESFGELPDPDDDDAWERI
- a CDS encoding signal peptidase I, which produces MRSVAARVTAGVVVLAVAVLVLGQLLGQPILLGYVATGSMEPTMDAGDGFVAVPSAVAGSPEEGDVVVFDAEELHGGELTTHRIVEDTPEGYVTAGDANPFTDQDGDEPPVSDDQIVAVAWQGHGEPVTIPHLGTAVMGVQGALESGYGAVASVVDAPAADSHSLGAALVGLGVALFGLGLLFDRLGAGRRETARSTSREDVYALWATVALVVVVLVALATAAMVVPTGTTAYEIAVTESPTDDPQVLEPGETTELSRTVENAGYAPVVVVHEAESDRFEADPARQTLAPRSDAETTLSVSAPAETGEYGYDVGEYRYLAVLPPAVLTTLHGIHPLVAVAAVDLVVVGLAIGLVVLLFGRGDLRIRSPGDHVPLSTRLRRRLRRWR